taattaataatctatgtgtcacTTTGATTGGTCCTAAAAGGTGGGGTGAATTTAAAAGTTCACCAGTTTTGTTCAGATTATAAGATTTACAAAGTTTAACTCCAATAAGAGGACTTTAGAGGGAGTTTGGAGATTGAAAGAGTTTTATGTTGTTGAACTAGAAATGAAGAAATAATTGACTTTCTCTGTTTCTGTTCTTTCATTCTTTTGATTCATCGTTATCACTAGGTCTGTGCAGATTATTGGTTTAGCTTAGCGTGGACCTATGCTGAAAATTTGGGCAATAGGACTCGATTCTGGCATGAACTTGCTTTATTTGTATGGACCATAAAAATTAATTCAGACACGGTCGGTATGTAGATTTTTGGTCGGTTGGCCCTTAGGGTTTTGGACCACTACAACGTCATTAGTCATCAgcataatttacttttttttggtaatcagcGTAATTTACTTTTGTATGTCTAAGAGATCAATAGTCACTGTTGACGATTATTATGCCATTTTACTTCTTTTGAACTTATGAATATTggtcatttattaaaaacaaacttatgaatattggttgatttgtttgAAGCTCGAACATGTACACATATGCCACCAAATGCAATTGCATTAACGTTctgtatatatattgatttagtGCAGGACTGCGATGAGTAAACAAAAGAGCAACTAGTAAAGATCATGGACGTATAGTTTCTGATCATGCTATACTACTTGATTGATTTTGATGACTTGTCGAGATTGAcgataacaaataaaaataagttatcagttacaaaaaaaaaatcagttatgTAAGCATGACTTACTAGTATTGCCGAACTAAACGTTTTTAAGACAGAAGACATGCATGGTTGAAGTGAGAGACATTTGGCCATGTATATTTCATCTCcgatatgaaacaaaaaacgatttttattgttttttttataatgagtagatatgaaagaaaaacttgttgatatatatatattgaaacagATCGATGTATAATAAACTTAGAATTAGTTTGTTATTAGCATTCATGTAAGTGTTTGTGAAGTTATTTTATTTCTGTATGATCCTATAAATGTTGTCTTACCGATTATGTTATACCTTATcatgaaaactatttttattattatcaacTTTTAATCTTAGTTTACCTACTTTATCTGGTAATGGCTTAGGGATGGTCGTATAGGAAAAGGTCAATGCATGTATTTGCCCAACGTATCAATGTATCAACCTATCTTGATTCTTGATATTCCGATTCACATAGCTAGCCTATGCTTAGATGTTTATTAAAACGATATTTAGAGTGTATACAATGGACAACTGTTCACAAACAGCTTTGAATTACGTCTTATCTTTTTGTTCAACTCAGATGAAACTTATTCAGTATTTGATTTCAATACACTTTAGTTGCTATTTCCATAAAGATTTGTAGCCATATGAGTATTTCAAGAATACTATCTGTAAACAGGATCcttatttaagttattataaCAAACTGTTTGAGCTAGATAAGAAATGATTGATTCTTGCTTGATGGAAAACCATTTTCTTCGTCCATGCCCTACCAACAAGAATAGCTAGATCGAATGGCTACATTAATGTAGAGTGATGGTTAAGGAAAATTAGAGCATCTCTAACCCCACTGAAAaatttactgcaaaatggaATGAATTATGCagttgtgaacaaacaaaaaaaacattactgCACAACTGCATAATCCACTTCATTTTGCAGTAAATTTTGCAGTGGAGTTGGAGATACGCTTAGCCACTATTATTGTTATCTGTtcacacatttttttttgtcaacctgtTGACacattatattatctaaaaattatattcaagtCCATATAACTTCATTTATTATATGTGCTTCCTTAATTAGCCTTCTCCCAATGTTTTCCTTCTATAGAAGCAATACCAAGGAGTTCCTTCAAACCAAATATTCCAAATTGCTACAATATGTTAGGATTCAGTTTGTTCTTTAATCTCTTCCATTGTCTTTCTCCTTCAAGATTCCATGGAACAGCTTAACACATTTGTAGCTGATTGCCTTGTTGTATCGTGTTGTTGCAACTCTCTTGTTCTCCAAATCGCAATCTTTATCTTCCTTGACTCCCTGAAAAGCTGGTCTAGAACACGAGAAAGTTTTTTGCAAAATGGGGGATAAACCAAAGGATAAAAAGAACGGGTCTCAGTTGTGAATGTCGAGAAAATACAAGGCTTGATTCGGAAAGGAGAAAAGACTCTATGAGTATAGAGATGCAAGGTTTTGGATGTTGAAGAATTTGAAGGCTTAGGAGAAGTTTTCAATGAATAGTGAGTTTTTTTTAAGCTTCTGGGGAAAAGAAAGGTTCAAAATTCTCGTCAATGTCAAGTTGTGTTAATAACAACTTTGACCTAAGATTTGTAAGTTGTTATGAGATACCTGAagaatatttataatatgtatGTATTTTCACAACTTCACATATTGAATTTAATGGAAAAAGAAATCCACTAGGTTGGTGTTTCGCTTGTTCCAAACTTCAGAAATTCATATTATATCTGCCAAATATTTTTCTGGATAATAAGAGCAGGATTATCCAGGTCTCTTAAGTGAGTCTTTAATGTTAATTAgcattaaaaggaaaaggaaaatggGAAATTAGAGAAGAAACGTATCTAAATCAAGAGGCACAAGAACCGTGTCTTAAGGACACGTGTTCTGATTTAATTGGAAAGGCGATTTTGAGAAGGGAAAAAAACACGTTCACCTTCTCTTCTTTTcgtgctctctctctctctctctctctctctctctctctctctctctctctctctctctctctctctttctctgtgtATGAAAACAGGATTTCCATCTGTGAATCGAAGCTGGTGAGTCGAATCGAAAGGCCAATTCGttgttgttttggttttgtgttGAGATTTTGAGAAGGGAAAACAAACTGGTGACCAAATCACAGAAAATAGCGACTGTAATCGACGCGGTGATGCCGTATAGACTTCTGGAGGAAGCGACAGGTTCTTCTTCGGAGGGAGAATCAACCCCCGTCGACGCCGTTATATTTGTCGGGATGTCTCTGGTGCTCGGTATAGCATCGATGCATTTGCTTCGCGGGACTAGAGTTCCGTACACAGTCGCTCTCGTCGTCATCGGTATTGCTCTTGGATCTCCCGGTTCGATTTCAATCCTTCCTTTGGTATTTACTCTCACTATAAGCTATTTTATcatgaaatttgaaaaaactCGTGGAGTAGTTTCTTCCCCGATGGCTGTTAAAGTCAACGCATCGAAGCTTGTTTGATCtcaattttggttttggttGTTTTCAGAGTATGGAACTTACCATAACCTTAGGAAGGTTGGCCATGGGATTCGTATAAGGCAGAGTCTTTCCCCAATTGATAGTTGTAAAGTTGATAGCTTTTGTTTCCCCTTGGAGCTGCTTGATGCTCTCAGATTCTCTTATAGACGTTTCCTAATGTTTCATTGATTATTGCTTTATTGGTCcttgtttgtgttgtgtgtAGCTGGTGGAAGATTCAATGGTGAAGCTTGATAAAATATGTAGAGAAGCAAACGTCAAGGTGGTTTTTATTCGATCTTACGGCCTTGTTGGGCTTGTTCGTGTGTCAGTAAAGGTAATACCTTTCTTGGTTCAGTTTTGTCTGAAAACTAGGAATTACTGTTTTGTTTTTGAGTGTTGGCAATTGGAATATGCTAAGTTGTCTTTCGTTTTCTTTTTCGTCGGAGCACACTATAATTGACTCAAAGCCTGATCATTTTCTTGATGAACTTCGCTTGAATAATCCATGGCCTGAACTCAAGAGGTACTCTACTCTCTATTCCTCGCTCATTATGTTGTTTTGGCTTCCTTTAACCTTGTGGTTATTCATTGAACTGCAGGTTTGTGGTAGAATTTCAGTATCGGTTGACAGAAGAATCACAAGATTTTCTGGCAGCGCTATTTAAGGTTTGTGGTagaatttcattaattattgtaGAGATGTATTGGACAAATGGTATCACTTTTCTATTTTGTAATCTTGTGTAGTCACTCTCATCCTCATGTATCACTTctgtatttttttgtaatcttGTGTAGTCACTCTCATCCTCATGTATCACTCCGATTCTCTATATAAAACCAAACGACCAAACATTTACATGCATCACTCTGATTCACAAGTTCATTTTCTCTCCTTCTCACCATACCAAACAGCAAAACATTTTGATCGCATGTTCTTTCTACTATCTcaagttctttttttctttctcgagAACAAACATTCTCGACTTTTAAAAAACAACCACACACACTCTTGCTTTCACACCACCATGTATCACTTTTGTATCTCTTGCATTCACCACCATGTATcacttttgtatttttttgtaatcttGTGTAGTCACTCTCATCCTCATGTATCACTCTGATTCCCTATATAAAACCAAACAACCAAACATTTTCATGTATCACTCTGATTCACAAGTTCATTTTCTCTCCTTCTCACCATACCAACACAACCAAAACATTTTGATCGCATGTTCTTTCTACCATCTCaagttcttttttctttctcaagaACAAACATTCTCGACTTTTAAAAAACAACCACACACTCTTGCTTTCACACCACCAAAGTCATCTTCTCTCTTTGCTCATCTTCcctaagtttaataaaaaaaaattaataattttttattttaataactcTTAGTTAAGAGACTTGCATTGGATAATATAAATGTTCCGGTCTCTTAGCTAAGTATTTTAAACTCACATTTATTacctaataatattaaaaaacaattaagagACCCTTAGTGAGTCTCtaggataatcatgctctaagtcGTGAAAGATTTAGGTTACAAATAGATAGAAAACAGAACAACtagcatttttttttacttaacaAATACTAGAATAAGTGGTTTGgtcagaaaatatataataagtttgaTTGGTATTTCAATTTTAGAATGGTAAAGAAAAAATGTAACATACTTATAGTAGGTTAGttgtatattttcaaaaaaaaaataaatatacaacacatcacttaaatatataagatactgaCAGTAGGCAAAATCGATTTTAAATAGATTATGTATAATGTAAATCATATATACTATGAAATCAAACTgtccatttaaatatttaaatttattacaaaatagAATAAAACATAATCAATACTAGTAAACAAGAATATAGTTGTCTAATAATGTGCTTCCTACTCAATTTCCAATTTAAATGATATCACCGTCAACCCTTTATCTCGACCTATTTAATATCTTATCaataattgaaaaacaaaattcatagTACCAATCaataaaacagaaaagataatgtaattaaattttactttacTACGCGGGAATACAATTCAACgataataattttgttaattttattatttcaactTCGTCTCCGTAAACGCGCTTCTTCGTCTTTAAGAACTATTCACCATTCAAATCCAATTCCAAGAATAATAATTCTCTTCCTTCTTCCTCCGTCAATGGCGTCCGCGAAACCAACCGATCAGATCAAACAGCTCAAAGACATCTTCACTCGCTTCGACATGGACGGAGACGGAAGCCTCACACAGCTCGAGCTCGCCGCTCTCCTCCGTTCCCTCGGCATCAAACCTCGCGGCGATCAAATCACTCTCCTCCTCAACCAAATCGACCGTAACGGTAACGGTTCCGTCGAGTTCGACGAGCTCGTCGTCGCGATTCTCCCCGACCTCAACGAGGAGGTGCTCATTAACCAGGAGCAGCTCATGGAGGTTTTCCGTTCGTTCGATCGTGACGGTAACGGTCAAATCACGGCGGCGGAGCTTGCTGGGTCAATGGCTAAAATGGGACATCCGTTGACTTATCGCGAGTTGACGGAGATGATGACGGAGGCTGATTCTAACGGTGACGGTGTTATTAGTTTTAATGAGTTTGCGCATATCATGGCTAAGTCCGCCGCTGATTTTCTTGGATTAACGGCTGCTTGATTCTCTTATGtttgtttttgattaaattgattattttctaATGCTCAGTTGTTTTATTGTATTATGCAACCTTGAGTAATTTAACAATGGGCGCTAATCTTCCCTCTTTTCTTCTAATTAGTTTATGATATAGTTGGTGTGACTTAAAATATCTAGTTGGTGACTTTATCAAGATTGACTTTTGATGAGATATGAAAGAATAATCATGATGAAAATGTATTAAGGTTAGTACTCGCAAGAAGCTCATACAAGCACATTAAGTCACATTTATATAAATCATCTAACCTTACACAAatagaaatatgaaaatattctaGTAACATTCTATTAACAATCAAGTCGTattaacacataaattaaaGAGATCTTGATCAATACGATATTACAGTCTATGATAGCTCTAAATCCAGATAAAACGTACTCAGTAGACTAAACCAGTTGCACGTACTCAGTAGACTAAACTAGTTGCAGTGTTTCACGATGAGCCATGATAGTCGAAACagtgttttttattttgggTCAGAAAGTCGAAacagtttagttttttttttttttttttttttaatgaatgaaattttattcatcaaaaaaacttttttttacatCATGTGCGGTCCTAATTCAAAAACCCTTTCACATTGATTCTTCAAGAACTTACATATAAAACCAAAGAGCTATATTCTTGTCTCAAACCAAAATTGGAGGACTGTTTCCATACTCTTCTTCCTATCCTTCTTAATCAAACTCAACTTGTTCCTTATACCCTTATCAATGGTCTTCTTCAAAACAGATATAGGCATGACATTCTCctcatgttttattttgttcCTTTCCTGCCAGATTGCATAGATAACTGATTGGAATGCATATCTGCTGCAAAAAGATCTCTTCCTTTCTCTAACACCATCACATAACAGAGGCACAATGATGGACCAGACGTTGGAGTAAGAGCTTCTCAGAATTCCAAGAGAAAGATATTCCCAAACTTGTGAAGAGTAGGAACATTCCAAGAACAAATGGTTTCTGGATTCCATTGCCATTTTACAGAGGACACAAGTAGTATCTACACTTTGGTTCCATAAAGCTACTCTGTCCATGGTAGAGAGTCTGTCTAGCATAGCCAACCAGGACATAAACGCGTACTTCGGAGTAGCCATAGCAAACCAAACACCTTTAACCCAGTCACATCACACATAAGTTTTCCGAACCATCTGCCACGTCTCCTGAGTCAAGAAAGTTGATTTGAAACCCGACCTCCATTTCCAAAGATTTACATCCTCCACATCCTCTCTTAGCTTCTCTTTTACACTAGACAACTCCACTTCAATAACATTGAGGGTCACTGTTCgatgccttcttcttcttttattactcaaacaaacatccTCAATTGTAGCTTCTCTCTTAATACCCAAATCAATAATTCCTCTATCTCCAAAGAGATCAAACAGCACTCCCTGATCCGACCAGTTATCAAACCAAAAAGAAACATGTCGACCATTCCCTATCTCTTTTTTAAAGAAAGGCTTCGCAGTCTCCCTCAACTTCAGTATCTTTTTCCACGTCCAAGACCCCATTTGTGTTTTCCCACTAACTGACCagaaactcttcttcttcagaagaTAAATCTTTATCCATCTTCCCCAAAGAGATTCGCCCGACAACAACCTCCAAATAATCGTTAACCCATAGACCATATTCACTTCCTTTAAAGCTCTTATTCCCAAACCTCCTTCATTTTTCTGCCTACAAATATCACTCCATGCAACTTTTGCTCCAGATGATTTAAGAACCGGACCAGGCCATAGAAAAGAAGCACACAGCTGTTCAACCTCCTTCATACATTGACTTGGCAGCCTGAACACTGATGCCCAGAAATTCGCTATGCCCACCAGAACTGCTTTGATCAACTGCAGTCTGCCCGCGTACGAAAGATAGCTCCAAGTACCAATCTTATTTCTGATTTTCTCTAGTAGAGGTAAGTAGTCATGCTTTCTCATCACCTGAGTCATAAGGGGAAGACCTAAATACCTTACTGGAAGAGAACCAACAGCAAAGGGAAAATTCCTCAAGATTCTGCTATTGTCTTCCCCTGAAACTCCAGCCATGTAAAGAGTAGACTTTTCAATGCTTATACTCCACCCCGACCACTTCGTGAACTCATCAAATACAGATAAAGCTCCCTCAATTGGCTCCTTAGAACCTTCAACAAAAATCATCAAATCGTCGGCAAAACAGAGATGTGTAAGAGACAGAGATTGACAACGAGGATGAAACTTGAACTTCTTCTCCCGCACAGCCTTGTCTATCTTATGAGAGAGCACATTCATACACAACAAAAATAGATAAGGAGATAGAGAACATCTTTGCCTCAGACCTCTTGAACTCTGAAAGTACCCACCAAGCTCACCATTAACTTGAACATAAAATGAAGGAGTTGTTATACACAGGTTTACCCAGTGTATGAACCTTTGAGGGACTCCAATTGCTTCAAGACTTTGGAGCACAAATGACCACTGAACAGAGTCAAAAGCCTTCGAGACATCTATTTTCATCACACAGCGAGGAGATATTGTCTCCTTATGATAATCCTTGACTAGCTCCAAAGCTAACAGCACGTTTTCCATCAAAAGCCTTCCACTGATAAACGCAGACTGGTTTTCCGTGATCAACCGAGGAAGAAGGAGCTTGAGTCTATTAGCAAGGATTTTTGAAACCACCTTATATAGAACATTGCAGCATGCAATGGGTCTATAATCCTTCATTTCCAATGAGTCTGTTTTCTTTGGTACTAAAGCCAGAATGGTAGAATTTACCCCTCTAGGCAAAAACTCATATTTAAAAACAGACTGAACAGCAACCAAGAAGTCCTGAGCTACAACAGGCCAAGCAGTCTTGAAAAATTCACAAGGAAACCCATCCGGACCCGGAGACTTGTTAGAAGGCATGGCGAATAATACCTTACGAATCTCCTCTTGAGTAACTTCTGCTTCCAAGAGCCGACAATCCTCCAATGTACATCGAAACTCCATCAGATCTTTTAACTCGTCAGTGGTAGTACCAATATAAGAATcaggcttttggttaagaaactCAGAGAAGAACCTCACTGCTTCTTCTTTTACCTCCATCTGCTTAGTAACAATTCTTCCATCCTTACATCTTACGGATGGAATTCTGACCGAATGGCATTATGGAAAGTTTTATTATTCTGACCCCCCTTGTCTAGCCAATGCAGCTTCGCCCTCTGTTTTAGAAAATACTCCTCCAAGCTAGCAACATGTATCCATCTTTCATAAGCCTCAACGTCCTCCTTTATAGTGTCATCATTTGGATTAGACAAAGTTTGCTGCTGCTTTTCACAAAGAATGCCATGAGCCTCTTTCGCTTTCCCTGTGAGGTTACCAAGCTTTTCCTTACCAATCTCTCTAATAAattgtttcagattttttagcttCTTTGAAAACCGGAACATCGCTGAAGTAGAATGGAATAGGACCTGAGTTGATTCCCAATAATCCTTGATCATAGGTAAAAAACTTGGCAAGCTCCCTATCACATTTACATACGGTCTTCTAATTTTCT
This genomic stretch from Brassica napus cultivar Da-Ae chromosome C9, Da-Ae, whole genome shotgun sequence harbors:
- the LOC106417660 gene encoding probable calcium-binding protein CML16, coding for MASAKPTDQIKQLKDIFTRFDMDGDGSLTQLELAALLRSLGIKPRGDQITLLLNQIDRNGNGSVEFDELVVAILPDLNEEVLINQEQLMEVFRSFDRDGNGQITAAELAGSMAKMGHPLTYRELTEMMTEADSNGDGVISFNEFAHIMAKSAADFLGLTAA